TTTGGACCTGAACTCTGTTGAAGTTACCGTCAGTGCCTCAACTGATATTGCGGCCGATACCGTATTGGAATTTGATCTGGATGGTTCTAATCCTGCTCAATTGAATAATGGCGCTGATGATGTCACGATCACTTTTCATGATAATGGTACCGTTCAGATTAACAGTGTCGCCAATGTAACGGTGGGTGATCAGTATACTTTGATAGATGCTACGGGTGCAGGTGGAGGAAGTAACCTGACAGTTGATCCTACAGCAATCAATCTTGTAGAAAGCTCAGGGCAATACGATTTTACCCTTGAAAAAGTTGGGGACACCCTTGTTCTAAATGTCATTGCCAGTACATTAGGGTTGTCTCCTAATGCGCTGAAAGTGCAGCAAGTTTCATCTGTCGCATTCGCAGGTGATGCGCCTTTACTTGCCGCCTTGAACGCGTTGCCTGACGCAGAATCCAGAAACGAGGCGTTTCAACGTTTGGATAATCACACCAAGACCGCCCTGGTGTTGAGCGCACTTAGATCGCAACAGTTCCAAAGGACGGTTGTAGGCCAACGGATCTTCAACAGATCTACCTCAAATGTCGGTGTTGCTGCGGGTGATGACATGTCTGCGGCCCAAAAGAATATATGGCTTCAAGGGCTGTATTTCCATGGAGAGCAAGACGACAAGGATGGTTTCGACGGGTACGAGGCGCGCTCTGTAGGATTTGCTGTTGGGGCAGACAAACAGTTTTCTCTGGAAGGATATGATCAGCTTTTGGTTGGGGTGTCCTTTGGGTATGATCACGTGAAGTCTGAAGTGAATAATCAGGATTCCGACACTGTATCCGACAACTATCATCTTGCTTTGTATTCCTCTCTCGAAGATGGTGCGAATACATTCTTTGGACAAGTTGCACTTGGATACAGCCAGTTCGACTCATCCCGTGGTGTCGTAGTGGGGGGGATTGATCGCACTGCGAAAGGTGATTTTGATGGTTACCAGTTCGGGCTAAACATGGGAACCAGCCGCAAAATCGGTTTTGGCGGGATTGATTTTGAGCCTACAATTTCTGCGAATTATGACCTTCTCTACACAGAAGATTACGTCGAAACCGGTGCCGGTGCTGCCAACCTGGATGTGGATGCGGAAGTGTTCCAGCAATTAGCGTTGGGTACATCAATTGCTATAAGTAAGACCTTTCATGGAGAGGGTTTAGCTATTACACCGCGCCTCCTCGCAGGATATTCCTACGGCATATTGGTTGAAGAGATTGAAACCACCCAGAAATTTACAGGTGGTGGTAGTAGTTTCACGACAAATAACATCAAACCTGAGCGCCATAGTGGATATATTGGAGCAGACCTTACCCTCTTTAATCAGGATAGATTAGAGCTGAACATGGCGTACAAGTATAGCCTTCGCGAGGGTTTTGAGGGCCATAACGCAGACTTAAAACTGACCTATAGTTTCTAGTTTGGCGCGCAGTAGTGCATTAATTGACCTTTGAATAGCTTGATGAGCAGTTCGATGTTGGGAACCCCGGCGTAATTGAGCCGGGTGATGAATGCCAATTTGCGATGTGGTCCAGGCTCGTTGAGGTGAACTGCGGTCAGCTCGTTACTGTGGGAGACAAGCTGATCCAATGCCATTTGCGGGACCATGGTTGTCCCCATCTGACTTGCGACCATTTGGATCAGTGTATAGAGGCTGGCTCCTTCCAATGAATGATCTGTTTGCGTCGCCTGTAATTTACACGCCGCCAAAACATGGTCTTTCAGGCAATGGCCATCTTTTAAGAGAAGCAAATGTCCTTCATCCAGTTCAGCGCTGGAAATCTCTTTTCTATTGGCAATGTCACTTGATTTATTGGTGACGAGGTAAAAGTCTTCTTGCCAGAACTCCAAAGCCAATAGTCCATCCACAGCATAGGGTAGGGCGAGGATAGCTGTGTCTAGCTCACCTTTTCTGACCTTCTCAACCAAAACCTCAGACTGTTCTTCTACAATGCGCAGTTTCAAGTCAGGATATTGCTTTCTGACTTCTGGCAATGTTTTGGGAAGTAGGTAAGGCCCGATGGTAGGAATAACCCCAATGGATAGAGGGTAGCTCAGCGGAGCCTGCTGCCCTTGCGAGATCATATAGAGATCATCAATATCTAATTTTATGTCTCTGGCTTTGCTCAGAATCTGCTCTCCGATCGGTGAGATGAGAACCTTTTTGTTGTCGCGTTCAAAAATCTGGACGCCAAGCTGATTTTCAAGTTCTGATACAGCCGTGCTGAGGGCTGATTGAGAAACGCCACATTGGGCCGCCGCCTTTTTGAAATGTCGGGTTTCTGCGACTGCGAGAGCGTAGGTGAGCTGCTTCAAAGAGATCATTTCTCATGTTCCAAAAAATAGATCGATATCTTCAATATTATTCATTTTACTTTATCGCTGCAATGGTTACTTTCCCAATCAGCGTCGCTTGAGGGGCGCGGTCAATTGACAGATTTTAAAGGAAATAAACCAATGGTAATGATTAATAAGTCCATTCCTGAATTCACTACAGAAGCGTTCCACAACGGTGAGTTCAAAACAGTTTCTTCTGAAGATGTAAAAGGCAAATGGTCCATCTTCCTGTTCTACCCAGCAGACTTTACATTTGTTTGCCCAACAGAACTTGAAGACATGGCAAACCATTACGAAGAACTGCAAGGTCTGGGCGTTGAAGTTTATGCTGTTTCTACAGACAGCCACTTCGTTCACAAAGCATGGCACGATGCAAGTGACGCCATTGGTAAAATCAACTACCCAATGCTGGGTGACACAACTGGCGCCATCACACGTGGTTTCGACGTGATGATCGAAGAAGCTGGTCAGGCGCTGCGCGGTACATTCCTCGCAAACCCAGAAGGCATCATCAAAGTTGCTGAAATCCACGATCTGGGTATCGGCCGTTCTGCAAAAGACATGGTTCGTAAAGTTAAAGCTGCTCAGTACGTAGCTGCCAACGACGGCGAAGTTTGCCCGGCAGCTTGGGAAGAAGGTCAGGCAACACTGACACCAAGCCTGGACCTCGTCGGCAAAATCTAAGGCATTGCCTTAAACAGTTCGGTGGGTGGCGCATCGCCGCCCACCATCCCCAATATTGAAGAGTAGGGTACCTATTATGCTTACAAATGACATTCTGACTGCACTAAAAGGCTACACAGCCAATATGGCAAATGACATTAAGCTGGTTGTTCAAACTGGTGATCATGCCAAGCGCCCTGAACTTCTGAAATTTCTAAACGATTTCGCCTCTGTTTCTGACAGATTGTCCGTTGAAGAGCGCGATACAAACGGTGTTCTACGTAGTCCTGTCAGCTTTATGCTGGAAGTGGATGGTGAGCCAAACGGGATTATCTTCTCAGGCATCCCGGGTGGACATGAATTTAATTCAATGGTGTTGGCCGTTCTTCACTCTTCCGGTACAGAACTGAAGTTGGATGACAGCTTGCAGAACATTATTCGGAATGTATCTGAAGAACTGAAGTTTGAGGTTTTTGTCTCACTTAGTTGTCACAACTGCCCGGATGTTGTTCAGGCGCTGAACCAGTTCGCGACCCTGAACGATAACATTTCAACCGAAACCATTGATGGTGGTGTTTACCCTGAGCTGATCGAAGAGCGGAGCATTCAAGGTGTGCCGTCTGTTTACCTAAACGGTGAACTGTTTGCCAACGGCAAGATTGATACAGCGCAGTTACTGGATAAATTGATTGAGCGTTATCCTTCCGTGACTGAAGTGAAGTCAGATGCCCCGGCGTTACCGCTTCAGGATGTGACCATTATTGGCGGTGGTCCAGCCGGTGTCTCCGCAGCGATTTACTCTGCGCGTAAAGGTTTGAAGGTCACCATGATTGCTGACCGCGTGGGTGGACAGGTGAAAGATACCATGGGCATCGAAAACATGATTTCCGTACCGAAAACAACAGGCCCAGAGCTTGTCGGCGCGATGCAGGAACATATGAAAGATTATGATATCACCATGAAAGAGCACTTCCGTGTGGAAGAAATTGTTCAAGGTGACATCAAAACAGTGAAGCTATCCTCTGGCGAGGAAATTCAAACGAAAACGGTGATCATTGCAACAGGCGCCAAATGGCGTGAGCTTGGCATCCCGGGGGAGAAAGAAAATGTCGGTAATGGTGTCGCATATTGCCCGCATTGTGATGGCCCATTCTTTAAGGGCAAGGATGTTGCGGTTATCGGCGGTGGAAACTCCGGTGTCGAAGCAGCCCTTGACCTTGCAGGTATCGTCAAATCTGTAACACTGTTTGAATTCTTACCGGAGCTGAAAGCTGATAAGGTGTTGATCGATCAGGCTGAAAAGCGTGATAACATTACGATCCTGAAAAATGTCGCGACAGAGGAAATTCTGGCAGCGGACGGTAAAGTGAATGCGATCCAATATCAAGACCGTGAAAGCGAAGCGACACACACAAAAACGCTTGCAGGTGTCTTCGTCCAAATTGGACTGGTCCCCAATAGCGAGTTTTTAAAAGGTGTCGTGGATCTGACCCCGTGGGGCGAAGTTGAGATTAATGAGCGAAATGAAACGAGCGCTTCTGGTATTTACGCATGTGGTGATGTCACCACAGTGCCTTACAAGCAGATCGTTATTGCGATGAGTGAAGGCGCGAAAGCAGCTCTTACTGCCTTCGACTATATTCTGAAACAAGACTGATTTTTCGAAGTTTTATTAAAAGGGCGGTCTAAACCGCCCTTTTTTTGTCCGGATCACATGCCAGTTTTGAAATTGAACCCACCTGTAGTACACTCGCCTTTAAAGGAGAGATGAGATGCGTTGGGAAGAGTTGGGGCAGGCGGAATGTTCTGTTGCCCAGACATTATCAGTGATTGGTGAT
This portion of the Sneathiella sp. P13V-1 genome encodes:
- a CDS encoding autotransporter domain-containing protein, which gives rise to MKRKLLATAAMTLVLSSGPTPSFADVLIYNPGVTDIDGLGPYTNNGNIDAIVVDGDHGTITNTGTINDGNAAGGSTDTVNILTGITLDTLDNSGTISNVDGGLNPLQVSGTITNLNNSGTIQSVGGAGSTLLVSGQITVFNNTGGIIESTGSSRAIWLTSDQTSGWTLNGIVRNTDGANSSASDAIRIATSQSQQFSNSGTISGTNDGIELTGDANFSIANTGSIDGVNQYGIHVDGNSDLTLINSGTLSGSVASVTVVDPAGVGRVDITNNTGGLISGKIRVVSDAAHNIDLAGGTVNGDIELSGLTGNSFSMGDGAVLNGDADLGFGAAHTVTLSGGTINGELDVGSTAGTVITVAPVAGKSISLLNAGTVAFRGEASTFNMTGAGTFIVNGNFVDSLGADNDLLLDINNGRIEFAGDSTIEGGIDLDGASLDLNSVEVTVSASTDIAADTVLEFDLDGSNPAQLNNGADDVTITFHDNGTVQINSVANVTVGDQYTLIDATGAGGGSNLTVDPTAINLVESSGQYDFTLEKVGDTLVLNVIASTLGLSPNALKVQQVSSVAFAGDAPLLAALNALPDAESRNEAFQRLDNHTKTALVLSALRSQQFQRTVVGQRIFNRSTSNVGVAAGDDMSAAQKNIWLQGLYFHGEQDDKDGFDGYEARSVGFAVGADKQFSLEGYDQLLVGVSFGYDHVKSEVNNQDSDTVSDNYHLALYSSLEDGANTFFGQVALGYSQFDSSRGVVVGGIDRTAKGDFDGYQFGLNMGTSRKIGFGGIDFEPTISANYDLLYTEDYVETGAGAANLDVDAEVFQQLALGTSIAISKTFHGEGLAITPRLLAGYSYGILVEEIETTQKFTGGGSSFTTNNIKPERHSGYIGADLTLFNQDRLELNMAYKYSLREGFEGHNADLKLTYSF
- a CDS encoding hydrogen peroxide-inducible genes activator; this encodes MISLKQLTYALAVAETRHFKKAAAQCGVSQSALSTAVSELENQLGVQIFERDNKKVLISPIGEQILSKARDIKLDIDDLYMISQGQQAPLSYPLSIGVIPTIGPYLLPKTLPEVRKQYPDLKLRIVEEQSEVLVEKVRKGELDTAILALPYAVDGLLALEFWQEDFYLVTNKSSDIANRKEISSAELDEGHLLLLKDGHCLKDHVLAACKLQATQTDHSLEGASLYTLIQMVASQMGTTMVPQMALDQLVSHSNELTAVHLNEPGPHRKLAFITRLNYAGVPNIELLIKLFKGQLMHYCAPN
- the ahpC gene encoding alkyl hydroperoxide reductase subunit C, which gives rise to MVMINKSIPEFTTEAFHNGEFKTVSSEDVKGKWSIFLFYPADFTFVCPTELEDMANHYEELQGLGVEVYAVSTDSHFVHKAWHDASDAIGKINYPMLGDTTGAITRGFDVMIEEAGQALRGTFLANPEGIIKVAEIHDLGIGRSAKDMVRKVKAAQYVAANDGEVCPAAWEEGQATLTPSLDLVGKI
- the ahpF gene encoding alkyl hydroperoxide reductase subunit F produces the protein MLTNDILTALKGYTANMANDIKLVVQTGDHAKRPELLKFLNDFASVSDRLSVEERDTNGVLRSPVSFMLEVDGEPNGIIFSGIPGGHEFNSMVLAVLHSSGTELKLDDSLQNIIRNVSEELKFEVFVSLSCHNCPDVVQALNQFATLNDNISTETIDGGVYPELIEERSIQGVPSVYLNGELFANGKIDTAQLLDKLIERYPSVTEVKSDAPALPLQDVTIIGGGPAGVSAAIYSARKGLKVTMIADRVGGQVKDTMGIENMISVPKTTGPELVGAMQEHMKDYDITMKEHFRVEEIVQGDIKTVKLSSGEEIQTKTVIIATGAKWRELGIPGEKENVGNGVAYCPHCDGPFFKGKDVAVIGGGNSGVEAALDLAGIVKSVTLFEFLPELKADKVLIDQAEKRDNITILKNVATEEILAADGKVNAIQYQDRESEATHTKTLAGVFVQIGLVPNSEFLKGVVDLTPWGEVEINERNETSASGIYACGDVTTVPYKQIVIAMSEGAKAALTAFDYILKQD